A genomic segment from Paraburkholderia hayleyella encodes:
- a CDS encoding Gfo/Idh/MocA family oxidoreductase yields the protein MTTMPPDKRRVLIAGAKFGEIYLNAFLQAQPGLELAGLLAHGSARARQLAHAFGIPLYTAPEQVPDEIDIVCVVVRSTVVGGAGSALAETFLRRGMHVVHEHPLHPDDLARLQQTAGQHGGVYWVNSFYPHTPAGRCWIEQAQRVRRLLDGATPSFAHLTTSRQLLYSSLDLLLQACGATEETEEADIADVAVTALADDDPVWHALRLKLPGFNAALRLQTYVDPLDIDMHSLAMHQLTLGWPSGYLSLEASYGPVLWASALYDPRHRTAQASLYRRAAEAKERAWLGATPVLGLHAAPPDWQSAFEIDGPAGISHVLQALRAHLDGAAVPPGFGAGYQRALARLWQRTLRCAGAARETHVPPPRTIAARELLDAPPVQTLS from the coding sequence ATGACAACGATGCCTCCAGACAAGCGCCGCGTCCTGATCGCTGGCGCAAAATTCGGCGAGATCTATCTAAACGCGTTCCTCCAGGCGCAACCGGGCCTTGAGCTGGCCGGCCTGCTGGCGCACGGCAGCGCACGCGCGCGACAGCTGGCCCATGCGTTCGGCATCCCGCTCTACACGGCACCTGAGCAGGTGCCCGACGAGATCGACATCGTCTGCGTGGTCGTGCGCTCAACCGTCGTCGGCGGTGCGGGCAGCGCGCTCGCCGAAACCTTCCTGCGGCGCGGGATGCACGTCGTGCACGAGCATCCCTTGCATCCCGACGACCTCGCTCGCCTGCAGCAGACAGCCGGGCAGCATGGGGGCGTCTACTGGGTCAACAGCTTCTATCCGCATACGCCAGCCGGACGCTGCTGGATCGAACAGGCGCAGCGCGTGCGCCGCCTGCTCGACGGCGCCACGCCGTCTTTCGCTCACCTCACCACGAGCCGTCAGTTGCTCTACTCGTCGCTCGATCTGCTGCTGCAAGCGTGCGGCGCAACCGAAGAAACCGAAGAGGCCGACATTGCCGACGTTGCCGTGACCGCGCTCGCCGACGACGATCCTGTCTGGCATGCGTTGCGGCTGAAGTTGCCGGGGTTCAATGCGGCGCTGCGCCTGCAAACCTATGTCGATCCGCTCGACATCGACATGCACAGCCTCGCCATGCATCAGCTGACGCTCGGCTGGCCGTCCGGTTATCTGTCGTTGGAGGCGAGCTATGGGCCGGTGCTTTGGGCCTCCGCGCTGTACGACCCGCGACACCGTACCGCTCAGGCGAGCCTGTACCGGCGCGCGGCGGAGGCCAAAGAGCGCGCGTGGCTCGGCGCAACGCCGGTGCTCGGCCTCCATGCGGCCCCGCCCGATTGGCAAAGCGCCTTCGAAATCGATGGCCCGGCTGGCATCAGCCACGTACTGCAGGCGTTGCGTGCGCATCTGGACGGCGCCGCCGTGCCGCCCGGCTTCGGCGCGGGCTATCAACGGGCGCTCGCCAGACTGTGGCAACGCACGCTGCGCTGTGCGGGCGCTGCCCGTGAAACCCACGTTCCGCCACCGCGCACGATCGCCGCCCGCGAGCTGCTCGACGCGCCACCGGTTCAGACACTCTCATGA
- a CDS encoding type I polyketide synthase: MDNTAATASAKPDFDARIAAGHSNPEAADHDSVDFEALVASHYPHCEPIAVIGLACRFPEADDSEAFWRNLVAGRDCSRRFTRDELIAAGLDAATLDAPNFVGVGAVLDDADAFDADLFGYSRQEAELIDPQQRLFLETVWHALEHGGYAPREVPHRTGVFGAVRISTYPGREPVRMADVARVQGLQSLLGNDKDYLATRAAYKLNLRGPALTVQTACSSSLVAVHMACESLRAGECEMAVAGGAALSFPQQSGYLHQPGMIFAPDGCCRPFDADAAGTFAGNGVGVVTLRRLADALRDGDPVLAVLRGSAINNDGHHKVGYTAPSVLGQSEAIREAMLVADVESTGIGLIEAHGTGTPLGDPIELEALHSVFHANGGPPCALGSVKSNLGHLDTAAGIASLIKTVLAVERGVIPPSLNFRRPNPALRLERGPFHVPTAAQAWSAPVRIAGVSSFGIGGTNCHVIVSSLPDELRALRAQTETLAENPALLLSAESASALRRLAGVYARALPHASAADLAYTALQGRQLDLGFRLAVPLDGEAAALLAAYASGIDDVPLQTGSGAAGKVAWLFTGQGSQWPGMGRALYAHSAAFAACLDRCCAACNAGLETPLAEALFGAQPELLAQMEYAQPAIVAFELALAAHWEAQGLRPDMVLGHSLGEYAAAVVAGHYRIEDVMPLVRLRGELMQKSAGHGAMLAAFADEATLLPLAAGHGLDLAVCNGERHLVFSGAQAAIDAFAAELAQHAIRHSRLAVSGAAHSALLEPIADEFGRAAARLVAEPAQIPLISTLSGEPIDANALNAPDYWRRHMREPVRWRQALQRALTLGATVCVELGPDAPLTGIGQRDSPHAARWIASVRRDQAEPGTLRQAALQLFAAGLDLRWRDGLRAPGRKIHAPLYPFEKKRYWREAEPAKPAAPAADGPLAAGRRVAASAAATLDLARLQALYDCVTQLHAIDVDTLVRQCVGERIEQGASVLEILRGGRLLPRYRQLLTRLLNACAEDGYYRRDVTPDVTPNADRYAPAQPIPHERRSALIDELRSYCEGFDTIADTVERAGASLYAMMSGALEPVAVIFPEGASGDVETLYQEFSFGRYFNQIAAAVVDGIVREREAAGRMHQPLRILEVGGGTGGTSAWILPALADAPALRYDFSDISALFIRRAEAKFARYGFIDYRLFDLHKSAHAQGFDAQSYDLIIAANVIHATQHVGRTLSNLRWLLKPGGRLLLREITQPMRLFDFTFGPLVAPVHDEAARGGELFLTPERWDEQCRAAGFAQLDWLPDDGTAAARIGEHILIARVPSHVATEALAPNAPHTPNTPNTSNAPNGDPLLGQSLSGDGCYLANWSDCIGDDARWRARLEDACAELSRRHGDGRALPLHGAPLAAPGWLSRVRLRWERPPFGSARVTIEGIEGEGEGEGEWQRLASAGVHAPDDGLPAPRAAPGTHFTWRWRPLADSSATRTESAESAESAESAESAESAELAGAGFALSDASEAAASLLTQAGIALSPNAGRLLLLLNPDDDAPLSLAERVLDALADDARRPLVVVTCGAWAVSGSECVKPAQHAVWGLLRVAAAEQPERAIAALDLAAPADCCGLLSGLAALGAGERWVAVRDAQAYVPYLSAQPYVAPALPPLSLRGDGWHLVTGAFGGLGRVSMQWLARQGARRIALLAPRPSAAWPECQRAWHERHGCTLRWLRCDVADQAQLRSALEQLSADGGIAGAIHAAGVLDDAPLAALDTARLAPVLAVKADAARVLRDWLHAHHGSYLLLYSSAATLGSPGQGAHALASAYLDGLAQDRGTATATTTATTTISIAWGAWSETGRAADSTTLARLAAAGMGALTTAEGLWHLEQAVMRGAPYRLAMRVIPERLDTSRRALLETARQPIPAQAPPRAAAPATAAAAPLLDGNAEANRAAVARWLSTRIAEQLRLDDPDRLTPQRDLLQLGLDSLLFLELSAEIERTFGVHLDAERAYRDLTLAGLARLIVELAPPTGASPQAAPPALTHDAANRYEPFPLTPIQHAYWLGRTELIEYGGLACHVLFEWDKRHDELDLERFERAWNALVRRHDMLRLVIGPDGRQRVLPEAGEYRLARHDLRALSPEQQERALEQTRDALSRRVLPADRWPLFELVASELDEHRYRLHMHLDLLLFDVQSFKVMMDDLARAYRSETLEPLSLTFRDYVLADEARRDEPATRNAWRYWHDVLPSLPGAPRLPLAASPSGARPRVTTRQARLPRAAWDTLKRVWRDWGVTPSAALLALFAQTLAPWSRHPDFTLSLTFFNRRPDHPQVPQLIGDFTSVLLIDFALGNEATLRATIEATQARLWQRVAHSRVNGVEVIRELGRGHTRQRQPLMPIVFTSVLGMSLDGQSIDQAMTRLLGDPVHVFTQTPQVWLDHQVMEIDGELVFNWYCMDDVLAEGLADAMFAHYQALLAWAAADPERMSQPGAPLAPASSGHGPYPSMPWPASNGAGLGLDLDFDLREIEAALRAHPAVRAAQAQAAPDGRSLYVTLVAEDNVPHTDTDTDTDTDTDTDTDTDTGTDANADTSPGPALDLDSATLPSLSDAEVQEIEATWSWLEARALRALADTLLRHGLFVHTGERHTVDAVHARTRALPQYRRLIRQWLAHLSELGWLERDGDGFVSQRALAEVPLPPLAALPDTAWSRTLGHYLEACAARHDALLDGTQAPLALFFGDDDSVPRSLYAENPVMRCLNACTAPIADALSRGATGYRVLEVGAGTAATTQYVLPALAGRLASYCFTDVSTLFLDDARARFSDCPQFECAHFDLNRPAAFDAHPAPGYDLIVAAQTLHDASHVVHSLRRLGRLLKPGGRLLLIEATERDSAMQMASVGFIEGLGGYKDIRTADDKPMLDLPLWRAALAEAGFAEELVWPQQARTPWRQHLIVARAERIARLDTHEIERFLRARLAPRNIALPPLQLHQREHLPTDGEDAASQAPQAPQAAAGTGTGTATTAARQGSTTPGRARRAREREPAAFEERVAAVWRSLLSQPVRHDSDFFEAGGDSLIATRMIAQLNREGLHGASLQNLFAHPTLAAFCATLDTPPSADGGNPVLLAKGSGTGRFFLFHASDGGLSAYLPLARQLDAEVYGLQAPAAATATSLDALAHAYVAALRAVQPDGPYALVGWSYGAFVAAAAARLLHEQQQTVGLALLDPVCREDFRADSRAGLLRMLARGRVEVPLPANLEQLGADEQIECFMHAAARSGQAVPPDLPQARAWLARLEHLLSLLTQASPPERLPLPCLWLDATRRPAHWRPAEHDWAGWAGHAERHALDADHWQLVMDETTAKRATTLLKRWRHNLDVRETR; this comes from the coding sequence ATGGATAACACCGCTGCGACCGCTTCCGCCAAACCGGACTTCGATGCACGCATCGCCGCCGGTCACTCGAACCCCGAAGCGGCGGATCATGATTCCGTTGACTTCGAGGCACTCGTCGCTAGCCACTACCCGCACTGCGAGCCGATCGCGGTTATCGGCCTCGCCTGCCGCTTCCCCGAGGCTGACGATAGCGAGGCCTTCTGGCGCAACCTCGTCGCAGGACGGGATTGCAGCCGGCGTTTTACACGCGACGAACTCATCGCCGCAGGCCTCGACGCGGCAACGCTCGACGCGCCGAACTTCGTCGGCGTCGGCGCGGTGCTCGACGACGCCGACGCGTTCGATGCAGACCTCTTCGGTTACTCGCGCCAGGAAGCTGAACTGATCGATCCGCAGCAACGCCTGTTCCTGGAAACGGTGTGGCACGCCCTGGAGCACGGCGGCTATGCGCCGCGCGAGGTGCCGCACAGAACCGGCGTGTTCGGCGCCGTGCGGATCAGCACGTACCCGGGCCGCGAGCCCGTGCGGATGGCCGACGTGGCCCGGGTGCAAGGCCTCCAGTCGCTGCTGGGCAATGACAAGGACTACCTCGCCACGCGCGCCGCCTACAAACTCAACCTGCGCGGCCCGGCGCTGACGGTGCAGACCGCCTGTTCCAGTTCGCTCGTCGCCGTTCACATGGCGTGCGAAAGCCTGCGCGCGGGCGAATGCGAGATGGCGGTGGCCGGAGGCGCCGCCCTCTCGTTTCCGCAGCAGAGCGGTTATCTGCACCAGCCGGGGATGATTTTTGCGCCAGACGGCTGCTGCCGCCCGTTCGACGCCGACGCGGCCGGAACCTTCGCTGGCAATGGCGTCGGCGTGGTGACGCTGCGCCGTCTCGCCGATGCCTTGCGCGATGGCGACCCGGTGCTCGCCGTGCTGCGCGGCAGCGCGATCAATAACGACGGCCACCACAAGGTCGGCTACACCGCTCCGTCGGTGCTCGGCCAAAGCGAGGCGATCCGCGAGGCGATGCTCGTCGCCGATGTCGAGAGCACCGGGATCGGCCTGATCGAAGCACACGGCACCGGCACGCCGCTTGGCGATCCGATCGAGCTGGAGGCGCTGCACAGCGTGTTCCATGCGAACGGTGGCCCGCCTTGTGCACTCGGCTCCGTGAAAAGCAACCTCGGCCACCTCGACACCGCAGCGGGCATCGCCAGCCTGATCAAGACGGTGCTCGCGGTCGAGCGCGGCGTGATTCCGCCGAGCCTGAATTTTCGCCGCCCGAACCCGGCGCTCCGGCTTGAGCGCGGTCCGTTCCACGTGCCCACCGCAGCGCAGGCATGGAGCGCGCCCGTCAGGATCGCGGGCGTCTCGTCGTTCGGCATCGGCGGCACCAACTGCCACGTGATCGTCTCGTCGCTGCCCGACGAACTGCGTGCGCTCCGCGCACAGACTGAAACGCTCGCGGAAAACCCCGCGTTGCTGCTCAGCGCGGAAAGCGCGAGCGCGCTGCGCAGGCTGGCGGGCGTCTATGCCCGCGCGTTGCCGCACGCCAGCGCGGCCGACCTTGCGTACACGGCGTTGCAGGGCCGTCAGCTCGATCTCGGGTTCCGGCTCGCCGTGCCGCTCGACGGTGAGGCCGCCGCCCTGCTCGCCGCCTATGCGAGCGGCATCGACGACGTACCGCTGCAAACCGGTAGCGGAGCGGCCGGCAAGGTGGCCTGGCTCTTCACCGGACAAGGATCGCAATGGCCCGGGATGGGGCGTGCGCTTTACGCCCACTCAGCCGCGTTCGCCGCCTGCCTGGACCGGTGCTGCGCCGCGTGCAACGCCGGGCTCGAAACGCCGCTGGCCGAAGCCCTGTTCGGCGCACAGCCCGAGCTGCTCGCCCAGATGGAGTATGCGCAGCCCGCGATCGTCGCCTTCGAGCTGGCGCTGGCCGCGCATTGGGAGGCGCAGGGCCTCAGGCCCGACATGGTGCTCGGCCATTCGCTCGGCGAATACGCCGCCGCCGTCGTGGCTGGGCATTACCGGATCGAAGACGTGATGCCGCTCGTGCGGCTGCGCGGCGAACTGATGCAAAAGAGCGCCGGACACGGCGCCATGCTGGCCGCGTTCGCGGACGAAGCGACCCTGTTGCCGCTGGCCGCGGGCCACGGCCTCGATCTCGCCGTGTGCAACGGCGAACGCCATCTCGTGTTTTCCGGCGCGCAAGCCGCGATCGACGCGTTTGCCGCCGAACTCGCGCAGCACGCGATTCGCCACAGCCGCCTGGCGGTCAGTGGCGCCGCGCATTCGGCGCTGCTTGAGCCGATTGCCGATGAATTCGGGCGCGCGGCCGCACGGCTCGTCGCCGAGCCCGCGCAGATCCCGCTGATCTCGACGCTGAGCGGCGAGCCCATCGACGCGAACGCGTTGAACGCGCCGGATTACTGGCGCCGCCACATGCGCGAGCCGGTGCGCTGGCGCCAGGCGCTGCAACGCGCGCTGACACTCGGCGCGACTGTGTGCGTCGAGCTCGGGCCCGATGCCCCGCTCACGGGCATCGGCCAGCGCGACTCACCGCATGCGGCGCGCTGGATCGCCAGTGTGCGGCGTGACCAGGCAGAGCCCGGCACGCTGCGGCAGGCCGCGTTGCAACTCTTCGCGGCGGGCCTCGACCTTCGCTGGCGCGACGGACTACGCGCGCCGGGACGCAAGATCCACGCGCCGCTCTATCCCTTCGAGAAGAAGCGCTACTGGCGCGAAGCCGAGCCCGCAAAGCCCGCCGCCCCCGCCGCCGATGGCCCGCTCGCGGCCGGGCGGCGTGTCGCGGCGAGCGCCGCAGCGACACTGGACCTGGCGCGCCTTCAAGCGCTGTACGACTGCGTCACGCAACTCCATGCGATCGATGTCGACACGCTGGTGCGGCAGTGCGTCGGCGAGCGTATCGAGCAAGGTGCGAGCGTGCTCGAGATCCTGCGTGGCGGCCGCCTGCTGCCCCGCTACCGGCAACTGCTCACGCGCCTGCTAAACGCGTGTGCCGAGGACGGTTATTACCGCCGCGACGTCACCCCCGACGTCACCCCCAACGCCGACCGCTATGCGCCCGCGCAGCCCATCCCGCACGAACGCCGCAGCGCACTGATCGACGAGCTGCGCAGCTATTGCGAGGGGTTCGATACGATCGCGGACACGGTCGAGCGCGCAGGCGCAAGCCTCTACGCGATGATGAGCGGCGCGCTCGAGCCGGTCGCGGTGATCTTCCCGGAAGGCGCCTCCGGCGACGTCGAAACGCTGTACCAGGAATTCAGCTTTGGCCGCTATTTCAACCAGATTGCCGCTGCGGTCGTGGACGGCATCGTGCGCGAGCGCGAGGCCGCGGGGCGGATGCATCAGCCGCTGCGCATCCTCGAAGTCGGCGGCGGCACCGGCGGCACGAGCGCATGGATCCTGCCAGCGCTCGCTGACGCACCGGCGTTGCGCTACGACTTCAGCGATATTTCCGCCCTCTTCATCCGCCGCGCCGAAGCAAAATTTGCCCGCTACGGCTTCATCGACTACCGGTTGTTCGATCTGCACAAGAGCGCGCACGCGCAAGGCTTCGATGCGCAATCCTACGACCTGATCATTGCGGCCAACGTGATCCACGCCACGCAGCACGTGGGGCGCACGCTCTCGAACCTGCGCTGGCTGCTGAAACCGGGCGGCCGCCTGCTGCTGCGCGAGATCACCCAGCCGATGCGGCTCTTCGATTTCACCTTCGGCCCGCTGGTCGCGCCGGTTCACGACGAAGCCGCACGTGGCGGCGAGTTGTTCCTGACGCCCGAGCGCTGGGACGAACAGTGCCGCGCGGCTGGCTTTGCCCAGCTCGACTGGCTGCCCGACGACGGCACAGCCGCCGCTCGGATCGGCGAGCACATCCTGATCGCGCGCGTGCCGTCGCACGTGGCCACCGAGGCCTTGGCACCGAATGCGCCGCACACGCCGAACACGCCGAACACGTCAAACGCGCCGAACGGCGACCCGCTGCTCGGCCAGTCGCTGAGCGGCGATGGCTGCTACCTCGCCAACTGGTCCGATTGCATCGGCGACGACGCGCGCTGGCGCGCCCGGCTCGAAGACGCGTGCGCCGAGCTGTCGCGCCGCCACGGTGACGGCCGCGCGCTACCGCTGCACGGTGCGCCGCTGGCCGCGCCCGGCTGGCTCTCACGGGTCCGGCTGCGCTGGGAACGTCCGCCGTTCGGTTCCGCCCGCGTGACGATCGAAGGTATCGAAGGCGAAGGCGAGGGCGAAGGCGAATGGCAACGGCTCGCCAGCGCCGGGGTTCACGCACCGGATGACGGCCTGCCCGCGCCGCGCGCCGCGCCCGGTACGCATTTCACATGGCGCTGGCGGCCCCTCGCCGACAGCAGCGCCACACGAACGGAGAGTGCGGAGAGTGCGGAGAGTGCGGAGAGTGCGGAGAGTGCGGAGAGCGCGGAGCTCGCAGGCGCAGGTTTCGCGCTCTCCGACGCCAGCGAAGCGGCGGCCAGCCTGCTCACGCAGGCCGGAATCGCGCTGTCCCCAAACGCAGGCCGCCTCCTGCTTCTGCTCAATCCAGACGACGACGCTCCGCTGTCATTGGCCGAGCGCGTGCTCGACGCGCTCGCCGATGACGCGCGCCGCCCGCTCGTGGTCGTGACCTGCGGGGCCTGGGCCGTGTCCGGCAGCGAATGCGTCAAGCCCGCCCAGCACGCGGTGTGGGGCCTGCTGCGCGTCGCCGCCGCTGAACAACCGGAGCGCGCGATCGCGGCGCTCGACCTTGCCGCGCCAGCCGACTGCTGCGGCCTGCTGTCCGGCCTCGCGGCGCTCGGCGCGGGCGAGCGCTGGGTCGCGGTGCGCGATGCTCAAGCCTATGTGCCCTATCTGTCCGCGCAGCCTTACGTGGCACCTGCGCTGCCCCCGCTGAGCCTGCGCGGCGACGGCTGGCATCTGGTGACCGGCGCGTTCGGCGGCCTCGGCCGCGTCAGCATGCAATGGCTCGCGCGTCAAGGCGCGCGGCGAATCGCGCTGCTTGCGCCGCGCCCATCTGCGGCTTGGCCCGAGTGCCAGCGCGCATGGCACGAACGCCATGGCTGTACGCTGCGCTGGCTGCGCTGCGACGTCGCCGATCAGGCGCAACTGCGCTCGGCACTGGAGCAGTTGAGCGCGGATGGCGGGATCGCGGGCGCGATCCACGCGGCGGGCGTGCTCGACGATGCGCCGCTCGCCGCGCTCGACACAGCCCGGCTCGCGCCGGTGCTGGCCGTCAAGGCCGATGCCGCGCGCGTGCTGCGCGACTGGCTGCACGCGCACCACGGCAGCTATCTGCTGCTGTATTCATCCGCCGCGACGCTGGGCTCGCCGGGCCAGGGCGCTCACGCGCTAGCGAGCGCCTACCTGGACGGCCTCGCGCAGGATCGGGGCACGGCAACAGCAACAACAACGGCAACAACGACGATCTCGATCGCGTGGGGCGCATGGTCCGAGACCGGACGCGCGGCAGACTCCACAACGCTCGCCAGGCTGGCCGCAGCCGGGATGGGCGCGCTCACCACGGCGGAGGGGCTCTGGCACCTGGAGCAAGCCGTGATGCGCGGTGCGCCGTATCGTCTGGCGATGCGCGTCATACCAGAGCGCCTCGACACGAGCCGCCGCGCGCTGCTGGAAACCGCACGGCAGCCCATCCCGGCACAAGCGCCACCGCGTGCCGCGGCGCCCGCAACCGCAGCCGCCGCGCCCCTGCTGGACGGCAACGCCGAAGCCAACCGTGCCGCTGTCGCGCGCTGGCTGAGCACACGCATCGCCGAACAGCTACGGCTCGACGATCCGGACCGGCTGACACCGCAGCGCGATTTGCTGCAACTCGGGCTCGATTCACTGCTCTTTCTCGAACTGAGCGCCGAGATCGAGCGCACGTTCGGCGTGCACCTCGATGCCGAGCGGGCGTACCGTGACCTGACGCTCGCGGGCCTCGCGCGGCTGATCGTCGAGCTCGCGCCGCCGACCGGCGCAAGCCCCCAGGCAGCGCCGCCCGCGCTCACTCACGATGCCGCGAACCGCTACGAACCGTTTCCGCTCACACCCATCCAGCATGCCTACTGGCTGGGCCGCACCGAGCTCATCGAGTATGGCGGGCTCGCCTGCCATGTGCTGTTCGAATGGGACAAGCGGCACGACGAACTGGACCTCGAACGCTTCGAGCGCGCGTGGAATGCGCTCGTGCGCCGGCACGACATGTTGCGGCTGGTGATCGGCCCAGACGGCCGTCAGCGCGTGCTGCCGGAGGCCGGTGAGTACCGCCTCGCACGCCACGATTTGCGCGCACTGTCTCCGGAGCAGCAGGAACGTGCCCTTGAACAAACTCGTGACGCGTTATCTCGCCGCGTCCTGCCCGCCGACCGCTGGCCATTGTTCGAACTGGTGGCAAGCGAGCTCGACGAACACCGCTACCGCCTGCACATGCACCTCGATTTGCTGCTGTTCGACGTGCAGAGCTTCAAGGTGATGATGGACGACCTCGCCCGCGCGTATCGCAGCGAAACGCTCGAGCCGCTGTCGCTCACCTTTCGTGACTATGTGCTCGCCGACGAGGCGCGGCGCGACGAACCGGCAACGCGAAACGCGTGGCGCTACTGGCATGACGTGCTGCCGTCGTTGCCAGGCGCACCGCGTCTGCCGCTCGCCGCCTCGCCGTCCGGCGCGCGGCCGCGTGTGACGACCCGTCAGGCGCGGCTTCCCCGCGCCGCATGGGACACGCTCAAACGCGTCTGGCGGGACTGGGGCGTGACGCCGTCCGCCGCGCTCCTCGCGCTGTTCGCTCAAACGCTCGCTCCCTGGAGCCGACACCCGGACTTCACGCTCAGCCTCACGTTCTTCAACCGGCGTCCCGATCATCCGCAGGTGCCCCAACTGATCGGCGATTTCACCTCCGTGCTCCTGATCGACTTCGCGCTCGGCAACGAAGCTACCTTGCGCGCAACGATCGAGGCCACCCAGGCCCGGCTGTGGCAACGCGTTGCACACAGTCGCGTCAACGGCGTCGAGGTGATCCGCGAGCTGGGCCGCGGCCACACGCGCCAGCGGCAACCGCTGATGCCGATCGTGTTCACAAGCGTGCTCGGGATGTCGCTGGACGGCCAAAGCATCGATCAGGCCATGACACGCCTCCTCGGCGATCCGGTGCATGTATTCACGCAGACGCCGCAGGTCTGGCTCGATCATCAGGTGATGGAGATCGACGGCGAGCTCGTGTTCAACTGGTACTGCATGGATGACGTGCTGGCCGAGGGCCTCGCCGATGCGATGTTCGCTCACTATCAGGCGCTTCTCGCCTGGGCCGCGGCCGATCCCGAGCGCATGTCGCAGCCCGGCGCGCCGCTTGCGCCAGCATCCAGCGGACATGGGCCGTACCCCTCCATGCCATGGCCAGCGAGCAACGGCGCGGGCCTCGGCCTCGATCTCGACTTCGACCTGCGCGAGATCGAGGCCGCGCTACGCGCCCACCCGGCCGTGCGCGCCGCGCAGGCGCAAGCCGCCCCGGACGGCCGCTCGCTTTACGTGACGCTCGTCGCCGAAGACAACGTACCGCACACGGACACGGACACGGACACGGACACGGACACGGACACGGATACGGATACGGATACGGGCACGGACGCGAACGCGGACACCTCGCCCGGCCCGGCGCTCGACCTCGATAGCGCGACGCTGCCATCACTGAGCGATGCGGAAGTTCAGGAGATCGAAGCCACCTGGTCCTGGCTGGAAGCCCGTGCGCTACGCGCACTCGCCGACACGTTGCTGCGTCACGGGCTCTTCGTCCACACGGGAGAGCGTCACACCGTCGACGCGGTGCACGCGCGCACACGCGCGCTGCCGCAGTACCGCAGGCTGATCCGCCAATGGCTCGCGCACCTGAGTGAGCTCGGCTGGCTCGAACGCGACGGCGACGGCTTCGTTAGCCAGCGAGCGCTGGCGGAGGTTCCGCTGCCACCGCTCGCCGCGCTGCCGGACACCGCCTGGAGCCGCACGCTCGGCCACTATCTGGAGGCCTGCGCCGCGCGCCACGATGCGCTGCTCGATGGCACGCAAGCGCCGCTCGCGCTCTTTTTTGGCGACGACGACAGCGTGCCCCGGAGCCTGTACGCCGAGAACCCGGTGATGCGCTGCCTGAACGCCTGTACCGCCCCGATTGCCGACGCGCTGAGCCGTGGCGCGACCGGCTATCGCGTGCTCGAGGTCGGCGCAGGCACCGCGGCGACCACGCAATACGTCCTGCCCGCGCTCGCCGGGCGTCTCGCCAGCTACTGCTTCACCGACGTCTCAACGCTGTTCCTCGACGACGCGCGAGCGCGCTTTAGCGACTGCCCGCAATTCGAATGCGCGCACTTCGACCTCAACCGGCCCGCCGCTTTCGACGCGCACCCGGCCCCCGGCTACGACCTGATCGTCGCCGCGCAGACGCTGCACGACGCCAGCCATGTGGTCCACTCGCTGCGGCGGCTCGGCCGGCTGCTCAAACCCGGTGGCCGGTTGCTGCTGATCGAGGCCACCGAGCGCGACAGCGCGATGCAAATGGCGAGCGTCGGTTTCATCGAGGGCCTGGGCGGCTACAAGGACATCCGCACCGCAGACGACAAGCCAATGCTGGACCTGCCGCTGTGGCGCGCCGCGCTCGCCGAAGCAGGTTTCGCGGAGGAACTGGTTTGGCCTCAACAGGCCCGCACGCCGTGGCGGCAACACTTGATCGTCGCGCGAGCCGAGCGCATCGCGCGGCTCGATACCCACGAGATCGAACGCTTCCTGCGCGCCCGGCTCGCGCCGCGCAATATCGCGTTGCCGCCGCTGCAACTGCATCAGCGCGAGCATCTGCCCACGGACGGCGAAGATGCCGCATCACAAGCACCACAAGCGCCGCAAGCCGCAGCGGGCACCGGTACCGGTACCGCCACAACCGCAGCCAGGCAGGGCTCAACAACGCCCGGACGGGCGCGGCGGGCCCGCGAACGCGAGCCTGCCGCATTCGAGGAGCGTGTCGCCGCAGTCTGGCGCTCACTGCTGTCGCAGCCGGTCCGGCACGACAGCGATTTCTTCGAAGCCGGTGGCGACAGTCTGATCGCCACGAGGATGATCGCTCAGCTCAACCGCGAAGGCCTGCACGGCGCGAGCCTGCAAAACCTGTTCGCCCACCCGACGCTGGCCGCGTTCTGCGCAACGCTGGATACGCCGCCGTCAGCCGACGGCGGCAACCCGGTGCTGCTGGCAAAGGGCAGCGGCACCGGACGCTTCTTCCTGTTCCATGCGTCAGATGGCGGACTCAGCGCGTATCTGCCGCTCGCGCGGCAACTGGATGCCGAGGTCTACGGTCTGCAAGCGCCCGCTGCCGCGACCGCCACGAGCCTCGATGCGCTGGCGCACGCCTATGTGGCCGCGCTGCGCGCCGTGCAGCCGGACGGCCCCTATGCGCTCGTCGGCTGGTCGTATGGGGCGTTCGTCGCCGCCGCCGCCGCGCGCCTGTTGCATGAGCAGCAGCAAACGGTTGGGCTCGCGCTCCTCGACCCGGTCTGCCGCGAAGACTTTCGCGCTGACAGCCGCGCCGGATTGCTGCGCATGCTCGCGCGGGGACGGGTCGAAGTACCGCTACCGGCGAATCTGGAGCAGCTGGGCGCCGATGAGCAAATCGAGTGCTTCATGCACGCCGCCGCCCGCTCAGGGCAGGCTGTCCCCCCCGACCTGCCGCAAGCCCGCGCCTGGCTCGCGCGTCTTGAACACCTGCTGTCGCTGCTGACGCAGGCCTCGCCGCCGGAGAGGCTGCCACTGCCTTGCCTGTGGCTCGACGCGACCCGCCGTCCGGCGCACTGGCGCCCCGCGGAACACGATTGGGCTGGCTGGGCCGGGCATGCCGAGCGTCACGCGCTCGACGCCGACCACTGGCAACTGGTGATGGACGAAACCACGGCCAAACGCGCAACGACGCTGCTCAAGCGCTGGCGGCACAACCTCGACGTCAGGGAAACGAGATGA